One Citrus sinensis cultivar Valencia sweet orange chromosome 5, DVS_A1.0, whole genome shotgun sequence genomic window, caaatttgttttggtttgtaaagaagggtaatttggggagaaaagcgtgtgtttggctaatgttgataaaaaaaaaattgagaggattaattgtgaaaattataaaaatttatggttattttcgtaaattttccaaatataatGCGGTCGAATTTAATAATGGAATTCAAGATGCCAAAACGGAAGTGGCGAAAGAGGTATCAATTAGAGTTTATTATGAGAATTTGGGATGTGACAATTCGAAGCAAAGAGATTACTAGTGGCAGGGCTTTAACGCCTATTAATTTGCTTCAATAACGACTAAAGcgatttattttgatttctaaTAAAGTAAATTGTAATTGTTCTAGCATATCTTGAATGTCATAATCTGTTTTGAAGTTTAAGCAAAATAAGATGAGGAGAGGAACTTCATCCattgttttttcattaattctcAATACCTAACTGTTGCTTTTTGGATTCGATCCCAATTCGTAATCTTGTTGTTGATGAACGCGAGGCAGAAGGTTGCTGATTTTCCCGACAAAAACGTTATCGGAAAATAATTAAGCAGATTCTAGTcttaaaagttcaaaattattagcttGGTCggtcaccaccaccaccagcacCGCATATGAAATTCTCCACTTTTTATAAAGTCGGTATCCCCAATCCCAATCCCAATCCCAAGCCCAAGCCCTTCATTGTTGCTTCCCCCCCACTTCTTTTGACAAAATCCCTTTCGCACGAAACTTGATAGTCACTCATTCATTTAAAGTTCTGCCAACAGGTGGCAAATTATTCCTGCAATACATAGACTTGTTTACCCACTTGTATGGATATAGAAGGAAATAAGCAGGCAATAcatttatataaaagaaaaaaattaattaaacaattggTTGGCTTCAATTTAGCTAAACGAAAGGAATTTTGAGCATGATTAAGATATATTCCTCATATACTtctgttattttctttcatgtgTGGGGCAATATCTCTTAATGTTATAAGTATCAAATCTTTAAATACAAATCCTTTGTTTATTTGACATATGACTTGTAACAGTAATAATATTTCTCCTCTTTCATCTTCAGGATATAAAAGTTTATGAgtttaatttatacttaaaacttgatttaaaagttaagaattttccaacttttatATAACTTAATCCAAAATCAATGCTCaggaataatttttcaaacaccGAACAGTTTTCAATTAAATGCAGAATTACTGCAGCAGTATAAATCGcacattttttcatttttagagAATATATGCCAAGCGTCGATCAGTGAAGTGGTTGAAGGTGTGGTTCAGTAACTGCTGTCCTAGAGATGCCCGCTAATTTTTTCACTTGGCGTAAGCATATGACGTTGGGCCTTCTTGCATCAGAAACCGAATCTATctactctttaatttttttttttttttaatcaaaatgaagAAGGGATATGTATTTGTTatctatataaattaaagCTCATGCACggtttatacacacacatcaCAAGTCACAAGCAAGCAGAAAGGCCAGATAACAATTAGTTTGTAAACAAGAGCCACAGATCTCTGCAGTGCcagataataattaaagatgCGTAACAATAACAAAGCAAGAGGAAGGAATGTGGTTACGCCTAGGCGGGCATCAATTCCATACACGAAAGAACAGCTGAAAGGCATGTTTTGGCGGTGTGACAAGAACGGAGACGGCCGGCTCAGCAGGCAAGAGCTTGAAGATGCTTTCAGCTACCTTGGCGCTTACATCCCTGGCTGGAGGGCCAAGCGAGCACTCCGCTATGCTGATGATAACGGAGACGGATTTTTAGCCGATAAAGAAATCGATGAGCTCGTCAAATATGCCGCCCAATTTGGTTACACTCTCTCTTAATCAATGAGTAACCGGTGAGCTCGTCAAATATATTGGTTATACTCATTGATTGTTCTGTATAGAATGtatattcttttcttctctaattagattttagttgtttttaataaaagttcaaGATCACGCGCGCGTTTGTGTGTACATATTGAAATCTTATAAATGAAatgtattttctttaaaatctaattGTTACCGTCTCTCACAAACTCCCATCTTATATGATTATATCTACCAAGGCTGCCTGTTACTATttctccaaaagaaaaagggaggGGCTTATCTACTACTAATCATCCGAAGCAGCGGCTAGAAAAAATGGGGCGGAGCAAAAATCAAACTAGTCTGGCCCCGGTTGTAGTTATATCTTTTAAATGACAAcgattaaagaataaaaagcaaGATTCTGCAAGAAGagtaatttgttttaaaaaaaaaaaattcatagaaACAAAACAGTGCACAGAACAGCGGAATAGCAAACTGAGAAGTGCTGTTACTGTATTTTGTGTTGACCTCCGATTTTCTTGACTCTTGTGACACCCtgcatattaattaatgatacATTCTTTGTACGAATAGATATTAGGCTGCTAGCTAGACCTATATCCGTTAAAAACTACTGATCTGATTCCGTTTCTGATCCCTACACCTTCTCTGCAATTCGGAAAATCTGATTAAAACTAATAGTTAATATGAGTactaaaatgaagaagaaagctgTTGTCGGGGAAGCCCCTTTTGCAATCCCGAAATGGCACTGCGAGGAATACAATGGCAGAAAGCCCGAATTGTTTGGGGAAATCAACCATTCTGCTCGTGTTTTTAAAATCTATCGGAAAGCCGTATTAGACAATGTAATACATTTTTTGGAgagtaatttggtcttttataaaagaaacatctctaattgaaaaatgaatgaaatctaacaataattttgaagtaagaaaaatgagacagttcataaaatatttttgttattaacgGGTCCTggtgaattttaaattctgatgaaaatttgattaattcaCTAAATAATAGGGGGCGAatacaatttgtttttttaatgtaaaaaaaaaggtggggGAATAGCATCTGCAATGTCATGGTTAATCGTCCAATAAATCATAGATCTTGATCTCTATCCAAATGtacatataaataattatagaagCTTTATCAGTCATGTACTTCAATTATTTGCCTGAGGAACAGctttaaatgattaaatttgttAGATACTAATTATGCATCAGATTATTGCATTGTACAGATATTTATAACTGCTGTTATAGCAGACATTACACTGATATGTATAATCAGATATACATAACTGgcacttatattattatattaaattttatgaagtaCATGTCCAGctttaaatgattaattagGTGTAAAGCAACGCTACTTATTGGGAGAGAATCTAATTTTAGACGTTTCCTTTAAGCAACAACCTCAATATTAAATCAAGATATACGATATTGGATTCTTGAAATCACCTAATCGGGATTTTTGCTGCAAAATTTTTAACTCTACAGTTAGTGAAAAATTGCACACTTAATAATCGAATGACGGCTGATTTATCAGCTAAAATTCCAAACTTTTGGCACCATGCGTTCTATccctcatcatttttttttgactCATGTAATTTGTTCCAATCATATATccaagatttatttaattatgtggaGTTTTTGTCTTGTCCAAAGTATACTAATACATGTCCTGTTTTGGATTGAGGTGTTACAGCTACTGCGAAAAAAAATCTGTAactgtgaaataaaatttaaaaatatgtagtaaaaatataatttttaaataataattttgacaaaactactaaaaatataataaaattttaattatataaataaaaaattatatcaatatagTTTCGAGAGCTGACACCTCTCCAACTCCAAAGTGGAGAAGTTTTGGGTAATAAGAAtccataattattaatagaaaaatgtaGAAGATggaacataaataaaatactgtATATGGTCCGAAAGATCATAATAACTGATGCTTTTGTAATCATGtgctttattaatttatttattttccaggACAGGTTTAAATGCTTTATTAggttttaggaaaaaaaaatagtgagaGAATCTTTATTAACAACTCAATATAATGACATCGTGTCGTGAATATTCATATTGAAAGTTTgttaattaagttatttattacgtaaattgaaattaaccACACTTGTCGTCCATTACATCACGTCTCTTCtcaagaagatttttttttatctaaatgaAGATATGCGCCATTAGATTCTTAACATCACATATATTATCCAGGTATTTATTGCAAAAGTTATcgttttaaatttaatctcaccgctaaaatttcaaacttatCTTTCGACTCTGCCTTTATTTTTGGAAAGTGGGAATTAGTTAGATTTAGATATCCACTTTATAACATTATCCTTTGTATATATCAAAAGTTAGAGAGAGAATATCTTCAGTTCCATAGAAGTATACTGAATTTTAAGCTACAACTTTTTGGTCATACATGCTGTGTTTAGTATCTTGAGTTTTCACCTGTGTCCCTGCCAATCTTTGATTTTGTACCAATTACCAAATTAGTTGCGCCCCCACTTTTAGTTCCCCTTTCGTGCAGGTgcccttatttttctttaatgcaGACACGTTATTAaactatataatttaatagagtCAATATAACTAcactattaaatcatatgactTAATTGAGTGTCTATATATACTTATCTCAATATAAGAAAGGTCCCTcacatatattgtttttattagtttgatcatttataattaaatgtttaattaCCTAATTTTAGAAGtggtgtaaaaaaattaaccaaaaattttatgatattggATATTAAATGTAATCTTTTACCATACAGATtgactaattttaatttatacataCATGTTATATAATCAATTTATGTGTTGAATGGCCATATTTATGTTTGATCATGGTGTGATAAATAACAATACCTGTcgaatataaatgaaaatggttTAATATTACCTCTCGAGCATCGAATATACTTTTTCGATCAAATCACACCAACAGTATAAGGTCACTGTAAATCAGAGATTAAATTTGTCCCACACTCAAACATCTTCGGGTAAATTAGGTCCTAAATTAAATCACTTCCAATATGCCCAATTGCCCACTTGTCTTCAATAATTTGTATAGGGATCTCgtttcaaaaacaatttgaaaaCATAGTACGCAAGaacattatattttaatcaattcacattaatatttaaagagtaatTGTCTACTTATACAATATTGAGATGCAAAATTTGacaataaaatgataataacagACGgcaatttacaataatacccCATCATACGTACgtcacatatatatatatatatatatattaattgcaATCCAAACCTTGTTTCCTAAAATTTGCAAACTATTGACAAATCTGTGAATGAAGcctaacaaaaagaaaaaactagtCACGATCttgattgaaattttcatttccaagTTGCCCTGGGTGAAAAGCATCTCAATATGTGAGATCGAGCAAAGTTTCTGAAAATGGGCTGAACAAATTGACGCCTTTTGATCAAGACACGAAGGATAAATACATAACGATGCCATTTATAATCCAACTTTCTTTTTATACATGTTTTGCGTAGTTTTACAGGCAAAATGATACCATTTTATAATCCAACTTTCTCTTTTGCTTAGAATCAACCAATATGGTAGTCTATCCATGCATATTATACTGATATTTGCATCTCTTTTGGGATGAAAAAACTGTTGCGAAAGCAAGTGTTGagtaattacaaatattatgaTGACTGTGACTTTTGGCGAAATATAAATGTgacaaataaatgcaaaaaaaataagacaCAATAATTTAAGTGATTCAACGTAATGCCTACATCAACGGACAAAGACTggaatataattttactaacaaaTAGGAGTTtacaaaagtgaaaaaaactCTTAAAACTCAATAACTCAATACACCCAATTGGATCCTCTTAGTACCCAAGGAAACACTCTCTCTAAACTCTTGGAGAGATCACTTGCTATGCTCTTAAATCTCACAATTTTTGGATGATTTAGAAATACATTATGctcctctatttataggcaaAGCTTACAGTATGaatgcatgaaaaaaaatcttggtcattttcaattttaatggcTTCGGTGTGTCTTTGGTGAAGAGCTAGAAAGCACATGCAATTATAGTCAAAAAGTTGCTAACCATATGCATGTGAAAATTGGATTCGGTGCAGACTTTTCAACAAAAACAGCCAAAATCCCTCTCTTATTCGCCGATATTAACTCTTTTTTCGTTGTGATTTAAAATCTACTAAAAGCTCCTTACTATTTTCtgactttaaaattaatgttaaaatccactcatattataattgtcaaatttttctattaaaaaaaaaagttatattaatCGAGTTGTTCAACAGAGATctgttgaatttaaaactaaaCTGAAGGCACAGTAAGTTTGCTAAATAAGAGAGGTACTATTTTGGTgattctaaagaaaaaaagggtagCATATATCAAAAAAAGGATTTGGGTATGCTTGATATGctatatctaatatattgtaGAATTCCTTCTCTTTTGGAAGATTAAGAAGAGCCTTTACATTTGTGAGATGGAACCAAAAACTATACAtgtatatatgatatatctAGGAAGGTAACTCTTATAGCTATAATTTAACATACATATCCTTCAACTCTGAATATATTCACTCAATCCACCCTATCTTTCTGTAGGATCCAAGGCAAATCATGCGACAATCACTATAATATCTATCTCATGCTTGTATCTAAAGCTCAAACATAATTTAGTccatgaatatataaaattggtctcagcctctattaaaaacatataaaGAGCATCTTTGTCTCAACATAATCAAAATTGCATACTTCATATATATCTCACTTTACATGcatacatttaaaatatatgtatatagtCATAAACATgctcaaaatgtaaaatatatagcAATTCATGTTGTGGTTGAACCTTATCTTATCATAAATTGAACTACGAGAAATCCTACAGAAacaagaaattgggtaaatagGGAAACAATAAGCTTGTTGTCATGGGTCGTTCAAATTTACCACCAACGGAGGCTAAATTGGTGAGCATGGGTACGCTCAGTAGAAGAGCAGTAGGGCCGGCTCAGTAGTGGAATAGTTCATACAATTAGCGCACTAAATAAGTAAACAACCCAAATTCACGAGCCAAAGTGAACAAGTCCGGCCCGATTCTAAAATTCTCTACAACTCAAAATCACTTGTAAATATCTAGACAATTCTACACTTATGTATCCTAGAACCTAAAGTATATTTAGGCAAGTTGCACAAGTTGTGTGGAAGACTCTAGACCTAGGCAAGCCACTCTATAAATAGGATATAACACTTGCCATCTTGCTCACCACCACACCACACACAACACACACCTTGCACAAGCAACTCAAGCATACTTTGTAAAGCTCTCTTATGTTCTCTCTTACgagtaataaaattctttttagtCATATTGCTATCTTCTCTCTAGCTTTCTCACAAGCATCCTTACTTAACTAGTTTGAAAAGTTCAATAGGCTTACTTAACAACTTTTGTGTTATAAGTTGTCTATGTGCTGCACGGCTTACTATGCAATATATTCATCCCGTGACATAGTGCTTCAGTGAGTggatataatttatatacataaaaataaagtagtgCTGATACATAATCATATGACATAATTCCACAATAAACACAATTTATCTCATAGCATACATGACGAAATTGCACCAAACAATACCCCGAAAAATAACTGTCATACTTGTCGGGACGACGGGATCAACATAATGAAATGCAAGTaacgcaacccaagaggggggtgaattgggtttttaaaaataatgcaatacgattcgcacaataaatcaatctaacgccttaatgaaatagagaacaataaattcaagcaagcgtaaaaataaaaagagcaagggaagagaaaaacaaacacgcggatttttacgtggttcggcaatccccgcctacgtccacgcctccaagccaaccgagctcgaggatttcactatctaagcctcccaaggcttcaagttttacaattgacttccaaggtgtcaatgaacctttacaaccaagagattatctccccaatctcttcaccccaagtgtttcccacacttaaacactcacaatttggtaaggaatgaaaattacaacaaaaactctctttaagagttgATATGCAACTAATAGctcaacaatgattcaatcaataatgatttgcgttttggaagctcaatatatgttgtatgatcttatatttgcatGTATTGGtgcttaaaatgaagtttgagttgagtttttatagtggaagcccaaaaactagccgttataggcaaattccagcgctcaagcggttagccgcttgatttatccggctagccgctcaggaacagtaatattaccgttatttttgaatttgctacagtaacactgttcattgaaattacactttggcccaaaactttctataattataatatggcccaaaacgtcagaaaaatttgcaaataggtccaatttcagaacttctCAAGAATAGTGtctttcccaaactttttaaaattatgatatgaccccaaagattttattgtttcgcacaaaggtccttttcaacataatacccatatttttcaaagttctcaaaatctttcactttagttcaaaatattcataaattatagtatggcccaaaatatttaaaatgtttgaaaaaaacatccaactccgaaatttgatacttattaaaatcaaagatttcaaatcttagcatttaagtccaatttacttaaatccacaaaatactttactttataaaaataaaatattttagtttatgaaaagtatttaattaaattaatttcttgagcttctcaaatgctaaatcatgcatcaattaaatcataccggctttacaagaatttttcgCAATAATTCGTCCGTTGAGCTCTaagctttattcttgatttcgccgttgtccgttgagtgtcttcaatcttgatttcacttgattcacttgcataaatattatccttcaaaaactagtgtaaatgtgaaatacaatatttattatttttacttaagacacatgtttgttatcatcaaaattacattatgtgtagccctttaggctaacacaTAAGCATGCTCCTGCATTAGACATATCGATCCTTGTCATTAGTCAAACTAAAGGAATACGCAAAAATTGTCCAAGGAATTGGCTTTGGTTCATCGACAAGAATTATGCACAAGTTAAAGTCAGCTTAACTGAAGAGCATTTGAAAAGTGTGTTCCTGCGATACGACACTGACGGAGATGGGCGGCTTAGCAATCAAGAGCTTAAGGACTCCTTTGACAGCCTTGGTTCAAGACTCCCAGATTGGAGAGCTTGGCGATGTCGTTGTTATGCTGATTTAAACGGAGATGGGCACATAAGGAGGCAGAGTTCGATGTCCCTGTTAAATGTTTTGTCAAACACGATTATATGCCAAGAAATAGATAACTATCACctcaatgtttttttttttgtttgcagaACCAGGTGGCTGGGAATGTAAATTGTCATTCTACTTATCTTCCGTTTTCAGGGTTTTTCCGCGGCAAACGTGTATGAACTATGCCGTGTCCTTTTATTCTACATggtcttttctcttttgttaaACAGAGTAGAAATTACGTTTAAATGTTCAAAGTAGTTTAATTTGTACCATTTTTTTCGTCTTCTGCAAGTATTGATATTACGACTAACTTCGAAATCATCATAATTACATAGTTTATACTTAATGATATTAAGTTGTTAGGTGATTGTATGATGACCTGGTGTGTCCACACCACTAAGACTTTCTCCATTTAGAGATTTTCTTAATCATAAACATTTCCACTTACAAACATTGCAAGAATGGGTATGATTATATATACGTTATGCAAATATGAAAAGAACCATAGTCATTATCGTAAACAAATATAAGAAGAACTGTGACCATTATCACTTATTTTGTctttcatatttataaataaatatgtggTTTTGTAGCacttaaaaatttcaagagtgaaagttctttttttcttatataattATCACTTTCTTCAAGGACTAAGGCTGAAAATgtacaatgaaaattttagtttgatGAGTAATGGTACaggtataaatttttatactaaCTTGATTAGTATAAATTGAGGTGGCAATATTGTTTCATTGCCACATGCTCTCATTTTTAAGGAAATCGACGAATAGTAATATAAAATGCAAGTGGCaatcatatatataacatGTCAAATTAGTTTGCagacacataaaattattaaattaagtaacatatgataatttaatatgttattcttttaattaaggTGGTGgatggggggggggggggttttgggcaaagaataaattgataaaGAATAAGTTGATAAGTAGCTCATAATGAATAGAATATGAGCTTGTTAGGTAAAAAGGATAATATAGAATTTTAGATAATATAGAATTTTAGGCATACAATTTGCTACTAGATCTTTAATATAGaccaaaatagaaaataaaaaagtttggaGGGGATTCCAACCGCTTTAGGACATATATTtgatatctttttctttctgatGTCTGGCTAATTATTGTCAATTATTAACGGATAATAAATTTGTGTTCAAGTGGCCTAAGCTTAACTGACCTTTATCTGGTCCAAATCTAACGACAAATAACAAACACCAAGCGTGGCCGTCTAGCCAATACGATAGCATATTCTGACCGCCTTTCCTTGGAATCGCACCGACGATGGAGGGAAGATCAATGATGCATGTTACTCTGAAATTTGCTTTCCCGGcgtatcaaaatcaaatgctCCTGGTCCACTGTATCCAAGTAGAGTACATATGTCAATGAAAGGATTTGGCCTCTTTTTGTAATAGATTGCATCTATccagaaaaaatataaaaaaactaaagttCAAATTATTCTCCTTGACCAAGAGAATAAAGAAAACCCCTTTGGCTTATCGGTTAAGGAGATCAAACTTAAGAATGCcaaatgtatatataaacTGTTGTCTGCATATAAATTCAAACTGCAGCACAAAAGTAAAACGAGAACTGAATATATAGTTGTAATTATTACTATCTTCTTCCTTCTTCATTAAAGAAATGGCATATAGGCACAAAAATAAAGGCATACCTAAAGATTGCTATAGGACGTTGGTTCCGACAAgtgataataataagaatgcaAAAGTGAGCTTAAATGAGAGCGTAAATGAAGAGCAGTTGATGGCTTGGCTTAGGCGCTACGATACTGATGGAGATGGCCGTCTTACCAAACAAGAGCTTCAAGACGCCTTCAAAAGCCTTGGTTCTACTTTCCCGGCTTGGAGAGCTTGGCGAGCGCTACGCCATGCCGATGCTAACGGGGATGGATGCATTAACGAGGACGAGCTTCGCGAGCTTGTCAAGTATGTTATCAAACGTGGCTATGCTCTCGCTTGATCCTAATTCAGCTAGCAAGACATCTCTACCTCAATTacatatctttttatttaacagCTAGCTTAAATAGCATATAGCATGCAGTAATTACTAAACTGGGATTCATATTCTATATATCTGAATCCCCGGTAAGATCAGTAGAGCTAGCTAGGGCTATGAATATCTTTCGTTTCTTGACTTCTTCTACAcctcgctctctctctctctctctctctctctctctctctctctctctctctctcagtAGTTTTcgttttcctttttgttttccttttgtttGTACTGTTACTGTATCTCTGTGCATATAATAAActatatgtaatttatatttaaacttgAGCGAAGAAACTCGAGGTAGCAAGTAAACATGTTTTTACTGTTGAACTTAGCTTTACTTTGTACATATATACCATAAGCAACCGCGTCCTGCGCGCACTTAGCAAATATAGCTGAGTCTTATAAATACTATAAATAGCTCAGTCTTGCAAATAAATCTCTGTCTTATTAATCTGTTTCTAGAGAAATTCTTGGAAAGTACCATCTCGTAGTCATAGAATCTTTCGTAATTTCTCGTTCATTGTCTAATTGAATCTTTGTCACCTCCAAATTTAGGGGCCAACAGTCTTCAGAGTAAACTTGgggtaataaataaaaattctcaaagTTGTAGGGTTGAAtcccaaaaaattatatttgttggaTGCGGATTGTCCCAGAAGTTGTAAGAGAAAATTAGAGGTGGATGTCtagaaagattaaagaaagtCTTGgagttataaataaaattgtcaaagtTCCAGGGtcgaataaaaaaaaaattatatttgttggaTGCGGATTGTTTTCATAAGTTGTTGGAGAAAATTAGAGGCTGATGTTtagaaagattaaagaaagtCTTGaagtggtaaaaaaaaaaaaactgtcaAAGCTGCAGGggtttaatcataaaaaataaaataactctATTCTGTAGGTCTGAGTTAAaagtcaataaataaaattaattttctttaaggtGTAGTACTATAGCGCTTAAAAAGCTAGCGGATGGTTGAGATTGAGTTACCTACACATttaattcaagaattattcCCAGTCAATACATGATTGTCTCTCGAACAACAGTCACTATTAGAGTTCAATAAATTAACTCATTAACCCAATAACTAAACActcttttttaactttaaccCCGAAAAGTCTAGCTCTATAGAATTTGGACCCTCACAATCACAATGTCTAATCCAGGCTCCTCTTGTCTACAAGAAGTTGGTCTACGTATACTCTTTCAAATCGAATGCTTTTCTCATCTTGCTTTTCAAGAGgagaacttaaaaaaatgcacCATTCTCCAtcagtttattttatatataactaTCAAAGAAGAAATGGACAAGCATTTTCCCTAGATTGATTCTGATTCGTATGCCGATCTTTGTGGACTAGCAATTATCACAAAATATTATCTTTCATCataaaaacaaagaatatAGAACACCATGCggataactaaaaaaaaattggaatccTATCATTCTTTGCTTAAGAAGATGAAATTCGTATTCTGCAAGTCACATCTGAATTCTTTTCACAACTTTGTTATATGTTTTGGTTGATAAAATGTTTGATTATGATTGAGGTTGGGTAGTTATATCTTAAAAGGTACAATATTAAAGTGTTGataaacactaactgctgtAATTTGGAAAgtaagttgatttttttttaacacttgtataatgaaaaatctattatatatttactaattttgtcaaaattatatttactacataatattaatttttattttatacttatagttttttttttcacagcagctGCAACTTATAAAGTACAacacctcaattccaaacaagacaaaaataagtttgagataaaattttataattggaAATCTAGATACACTTGCAGCTAGTCTGGTAATAATACTGGAGCTATA contains:
- the LOC107176372 gene encoding polcalcin Che a 3-like; amino-acid sequence: MAYRHKNKGIPKDCYRTLVPTSDNNKNAKVSLNESVNEEQLMAWLRRYDTDGDGRLTKQELQDAFKSLGSTFPAWRAWRALRHADANGDGCINEDELRELVKYVIKRGYALA